A single region of the Balaenoptera ricei isolate mBalRic1 chromosome 12, mBalRic1.hap2, whole genome shotgun sequence genome encodes:
- the TBXT gene encoding T-box transcription factor T isoform X2 translates to MSSPGAEGAGKSLQYRVDHLLSAVESELQAGSEKGDPTERELRVGLEESELWLRFKELTNEMIVTKNGRRMFPVLKVNVSGLDPNAMYSFLLDFVAADNHRWKYVNGEWVPGGKPEPQAPSCVYIHPDSPNFGAHWMKAPVSFSKVKLTNKLNGGGQIMLNSLHKYEPRIHIVRVGGPQRMITSHCFPETQFIAVTAYQNEEITALKIKYNPFAKAFLDAKERSDHKDMMEEPGDSQQSGHSPWGWLIPGTSTLCPPATPHPQFGGPLSLPSTHGCERYPALRNHRPAPYPSPYAHRNNSPTYSDNSSACLSMLPSHDNWSSLGMPAHTSMLPMSPNTGPPTGSSQYPSLWSVSNGTITPGAQTAGMSNGLGAQFFRGSSAHSASLAHPVSAPSSSGSPLYEGASTATDIADSQYDASAQARLLASWTPVSPPSM, encoded by the exons ATGAGCTCCCCCGGCGCCGAGGGCGCGGGGAAGAGCCTGCAGTACCGCGTGGACCACCTGCTGAGCGCCGTGGAGAGCGAGTTGCAGGCGGGCAGCGAGAAGGGCGACCCCACGGAACGCGAGCTGCGCGTGGGCCTGGAGGAGAGCGAGCTGTGGCTGCGCTTCAAGGAGCTCACCAACGAGATGATCGTGACCAAGAACGGCAG GAGGATGTTCCCGGTGCTGAAGGTGAACGTGTCTGGCCTGGACCCCAACGCCATGTACTCCTTCCTGCTGGACTTTGTGGCGGCCGACAACCACCGCTGGAAGTACGTGAACGGGGAGTGGGTGCCAGGGGGCAAGCCTGAGCCGCAGGCGCCCAGCTGCGTCTACATCCATCCCGACTCGCCCAACTTCGGGGCGCACTGGATGAAGGCGCCGGTCTCCTTCAGCAAAGTCAAGCTCACCAACAAGCTCAACGGAGGGGGCCAG ATCATGTTGAACTCCTTACATAAGTATGAGCCTCGAATCCACATCGTGAGAGTTGGGGGTCCGCAGCGTATGATCACCAGCCACTGCTTCCCGGAGACCCAGTTCATAGCGGTGACCGCTTATCAGAATGAAGAG ATCACAGctcttaaaattaaatacaatccATTTGCAAAAGCTTTCCTTGATGCAAAGGAAAG AAGCGATCACAAGGACATGATGGAAGAACCTGGAGACAGCCAGCAATCTGGGCACTCCCCAT GGGGGTGGTTGATTCCTGGAACCAGCACCCTGTGTCCACCTGCCACCCCTCACCCTCAGTTTGGAGgccccctctctcttccctccacgCACGGCTGTGAAAGGTACCCGGCCCTGAGGAACCACCGCCCAGCCCCCTACCCCAGCCCTTACGCGCATCGGAACAATTCTCCAA CCTATTCTGACAATTCATCTGCATGTTTGTCCATGCTCCCATCCCACGACAATTGGTCCAGCCTTGGAATGCCTGCCCACACCAGCATGCTCCCCATGAGTCCGAATACTGGTCCTCCTACGGGCTCTAG TCAGTACCCCAGCCTGTGGTCCGTGAGCAACGGCACCATCACCCCCGGTGCCCAGACGGCAGGGATGTCCAACGGGCTGGGAGCCCAGTTCTTTCGAGGCTCTTCTGCCCACTCTGCCTCTCTCGCCCACCCAGTCTCGGCTCCCTCCTCCTCGGGATCCCCACTGTACGAAGGGGCCTCCACGGCCACAGATATTGCCGACAGCCAGTACGATGCCTCGGCCCAAGCCCGCCTCCTAGCCTCGTGGACGCCCGTGTCACCTCCGTCCATGTGA
- the TBXT gene encoding T-box transcription factor T isoform X3, with product MSSPGAEGAGKSLQYRVDHLLSAVESELQAGSEKGDPTERELRVGLEESELWLRFKELTNEMIVTKNGRRMFPVLKVNVSGLDPNAMYSFLLDFVAADNHRWKYVNGEWVPGGKPEPQAPSCVYIHPDSPNFGAHWMKAPVSFSKVKLTNKLNGGGQIMLNSLHKYEPRIHIVRVGGPQRMITSHCFPETQFIAVTAYQNEEITALKIKYNPFAKAFLDAKERSDHKDMMEEPGDSQQSGHSPSYSDNSSACLSMLPSHDNWSSLGMPAHTSMLPMSPNTGPPTGSSQYPSLWSVSNGTITPGAQTAGMSNGLGAQFFRGSSAHSASLAHPVSAPSSSGSPLYEGASTATDIADSQYDASAQARLLASWTPVSPPSM from the exons ATGAGCTCCCCCGGCGCCGAGGGCGCGGGGAAGAGCCTGCAGTACCGCGTGGACCACCTGCTGAGCGCCGTGGAGAGCGAGTTGCAGGCGGGCAGCGAGAAGGGCGACCCCACGGAACGCGAGCTGCGCGTGGGCCTGGAGGAGAGCGAGCTGTGGCTGCGCTTCAAGGAGCTCACCAACGAGATGATCGTGACCAAGAACGGCAG GAGGATGTTCCCGGTGCTGAAGGTGAACGTGTCTGGCCTGGACCCCAACGCCATGTACTCCTTCCTGCTGGACTTTGTGGCGGCCGACAACCACCGCTGGAAGTACGTGAACGGGGAGTGGGTGCCAGGGGGCAAGCCTGAGCCGCAGGCGCCCAGCTGCGTCTACATCCATCCCGACTCGCCCAACTTCGGGGCGCACTGGATGAAGGCGCCGGTCTCCTTCAGCAAAGTCAAGCTCACCAACAAGCTCAACGGAGGGGGCCAG ATCATGTTGAACTCCTTACATAAGTATGAGCCTCGAATCCACATCGTGAGAGTTGGGGGTCCGCAGCGTATGATCACCAGCCACTGCTTCCCGGAGACCCAGTTCATAGCGGTGACCGCTTATCAGAATGAAGAG ATCACAGctcttaaaattaaatacaatccATTTGCAAAAGCTTTCCTTGATGCAAAGGAAAG AAGCGATCACAAGGACATGATGGAAGAACCTGGAGACAGCCAGCAATCTGGGCACTCCCCAT CCTATTCTGACAATTCATCTGCATGTTTGTCCATGCTCCCATCCCACGACAATTGGTCCAGCCTTGGAATGCCTGCCCACACCAGCATGCTCCCCATGAGTCCGAATACTGGTCCTCCTACGGGCTCTAG TCAGTACCCCAGCCTGTGGTCCGTGAGCAACGGCACCATCACCCCCGGTGCCCAGACGGCAGGGATGTCCAACGGGCTGGGAGCCCAGTTCTTTCGAGGCTCTTCTGCCCACTCTGCCTCTCTCGCCCACCCAGTCTCGGCTCCCTCCTCCTCGGGATCCCCACTGTACGAAGGGGCCTCCACGGCCACAGATATTGCCGACAGCCAGTACGATGCCTCGGCCCAAGCCCGCCTCCTAGCCTCGTGGACGCCCGTGTCACCTCCGTCCATGTGA
- the TBXT gene encoding T-box transcription factor T isoform X1 — MSSPGAEGAGKSLQYRVDHLLSAVESELQAGSEKGDPTERELRVGLEESELWLRFKELTNEMIVTKNGRRMFPVLKVNVSGLDPNAMYSFLLDFVAADNHRWKYVNGEWVPGGKPEPQAPSCVYIHPDSPNFGAHWMKAPVSFSKVKLTNKLNGGGQIMLNSLHKYEPRIHIVRVGGPQRMITSHCFPETQFIAVTAYQNEEITALKIKYNPFAKAFLDAKERSDHKDMMEEPGDSQQSGHSPSGGWLIPGTSTLCPPATPHPQFGGPLSLPSTHGCERYPALRNHRPAPYPSPYAHRNNSPTYSDNSSACLSMLPSHDNWSSLGMPAHTSMLPMSPNTGPPTGSSQYPSLWSVSNGTITPGAQTAGMSNGLGAQFFRGSSAHSASLAHPVSAPSSSGSPLYEGASTATDIADSQYDASAQARLLASWTPVSPPSM; from the exons ATGAGCTCCCCCGGCGCCGAGGGCGCGGGGAAGAGCCTGCAGTACCGCGTGGACCACCTGCTGAGCGCCGTGGAGAGCGAGTTGCAGGCGGGCAGCGAGAAGGGCGACCCCACGGAACGCGAGCTGCGCGTGGGCCTGGAGGAGAGCGAGCTGTGGCTGCGCTTCAAGGAGCTCACCAACGAGATGATCGTGACCAAGAACGGCAG GAGGATGTTCCCGGTGCTGAAGGTGAACGTGTCTGGCCTGGACCCCAACGCCATGTACTCCTTCCTGCTGGACTTTGTGGCGGCCGACAACCACCGCTGGAAGTACGTGAACGGGGAGTGGGTGCCAGGGGGCAAGCCTGAGCCGCAGGCGCCCAGCTGCGTCTACATCCATCCCGACTCGCCCAACTTCGGGGCGCACTGGATGAAGGCGCCGGTCTCCTTCAGCAAAGTCAAGCTCACCAACAAGCTCAACGGAGGGGGCCAG ATCATGTTGAACTCCTTACATAAGTATGAGCCTCGAATCCACATCGTGAGAGTTGGGGGTCCGCAGCGTATGATCACCAGCCACTGCTTCCCGGAGACCCAGTTCATAGCGGTGACCGCTTATCAGAATGAAGAG ATCACAGctcttaaaattaaatacaatccATTTGCAAAAGCTTTCCTTGATGCAAAGGAAAG AAGCGATCACAAGGACATGATGGAAGAACCTGGAGACAGCCAGCAATCTGGGCACTCCCCAT CAGGGGGGTGGTTGATTCCTGGAACCAGCACCCTGTGTCCACCTGCCACCCCTCACCCTCAGTTTGGAGgccccctctctcttccctccacgCACGGCTGTGAAAGGTACCCGGCCCTGAGGAACCACCGCCCAGCCCCCTACCCCAGCCCTTACGCGCATCGGAACAATTCTCCAA CCTATTCTGACAATTCATCTGCATGTTTGTCCATGCTCCCATCCCACGACAATTGGTCCAGCCTTGGAATGCCTGCCCACACCAGCATGCTCCCCATGAGTCCGAATACTGGTCCTCCTACGGGCTCTAG TCAGTACCCCAGCCTGTGGTCCGTGAGCAACGGCACCATCACCCCCGGTGCCCAGACGGCAGGGATGTCCAACGGGCTGGGAGCCCAGTTCTTTCGAGGCTCTTCTGCCCACTCTGCCTCTCTCGCCCACCCAGTCTCGGCTCCCTCCTCCTCGGGATCCCCACTGTACGAAGGGGCCTCCACGGCCACAGATATTGCCGACAGCCAGTACGATGCCTCGGCCCAAGCCCGCCTCCTAGCCTCGTGGACGCCCGTGTCACCTCCGTCCATGTGA